A stretch of Cicer arietinum cultivar CDC Frontier isolate Library 1 chromosome 5, Cicar.CDCFrontier_v2.0, whole genome shotgun sequence DNA encodes these proteins:
- the LOC101515018 gene encoding (+)-borneol dehydrogenase 2 gives MSTTINASTPAPARRLSGKVAMVTGGASGIGESIVRLFYSHGAKVCIADIQDDLGQNLCNSFGDLENVYFIHCDVALENDVSNAVCITVGKFGTLDIMVNNAGISGSPCPDIRNVDMAEFDKVFDINVKGVFHGMKHAAQILIPKKSGSIISIASVASNIGGIGPHAYTGSKHAVWGLTKNVAAELGNYGIRVNCVSPYGVATRLSLAHLPEEERTEDAMEGFRSFIGKNANLQGVELTANDVANAVLFLASDDAKYISGENLMVDGGFTKSNHSLKVFR, from the exons ATGTCAACTACTATTAATGCTTCAACTCCTGCTCCTGCTAGAag GTTATCAGGCAAAGTGGCAATGGTAACTGGTGGAGCCTCAGGAATCGGAGAAAGCATTGTTCGCCTATTCTACTCGCACGGCGCTAAAGTTTGTATAGCCGATATCCAGGACGACCTTGGACAAAACCTCTGCAATTCCTTTGGCGATCTGGAAAATGTTTATTTCATCCATTGTGATGTTGCGTTAGAGAATGATGTTTCCAACGCAGTATGCATCACAGTTGGTAAATTTGGCACTCTTGACATCATGGTCAACAATGCAGGAATATCTGGTTCGCCTTGTCCTGATATCCGCAATGTAGACATGGCCGAATTCGACAAAGTGTTTGACATAAATGTAAAGGGTGTTTTCCATGGAATGAAACATGCTGCTCAAATTTTGATCCCAAAGAAAAGTGGCTCAATAATTTCTATAGCAAGTGTAGCAAGTAACATAGGTGGTATTGGACCACATGCTTACACAGGTTCCAAACATGCTGTGTGGGGACTAACAAAGAATGTTGCAGCTGAATTAGGAAACTATGGAATAAGAGTTAACTGTGTTTCACCATATGGTGTTGCAACTCGTTTGTCTTTGGCTCATTTGCCTGAGGAGGAGAGAACCGAGGATGCGATGGAAGGTTTTCGGTCTTTTATTGGGAAAAATGCTAACTTGCAGGGTGTGGAGTTAACTGCTAATGATGTTGCTAATGCTGTGCTCTTTCTTGCTAGTGATGATGCAAAGTATATAAGTGGAGAGAATTTGATGGTTGATGGAGGGTTCACTAAATCAAATCACTCACTCAAAGTTTTTAGATGA